In Lactobacillus xylocopicola, the genomic stretch TAGAATTAATGGCAGCCGGCTTGATGTTCCTACCAAGCAGGAGATTTATGAGGGCCTGTTTAAGACCCGAAAGACAGTCACAGCCAGCAGTTTAATTACGTATCTGCAGACCAACCATCATCTCCAATATGTTGATATTAAGGGGCTGGCTGATCCGCAGAAGTTCAATTCCAGCCTAGCCAGCTTTTATCATTTGAAAAATCTCGGTGTCTTCAGCCAGGAGCTTGATAACCCGCAGTATGAGAAGGATTTTGAGCAAATTATTGAATGGTCAACAGTCTTTGAAGATACGAGGATTTTTCAAGAAAAACTGCGTGAAATTACCTGGTTAACTCCCGAACAATTCAAGGCTATATCGACTTGGCGGCTCAAGGGTTGGGGCAGGTTATCACGTAGATTACTAGTAGAGCTGCATGATCAGAACGGTCAGAACATCATGGAGCGGTTGTGGGACAGTCAGCAGAACTTTATGCAGATTGTTAATGAACCCGCCTTCAAAGCGGCTATCGAAAAAGAAAATCAAGCTGTCACTAAAAGAAGTGGTGTCGAAGATATTTTGGCCGACGCCTATACCTCACCAGCCAATAAGAAAGCCATCAGGCAAGTGGTTAAGGTGGTTGACGATGTGGTTAAGGCGACTGGTGGCAAGGTGCCAGCCCAATTTGCAGTTGAATTTACCCGTAACCCGGATCCCAACCCCAAACTTACGCAAATCCGAGGCAGTAAACTTTTGAAGGTATATAGCGATACAGCCAAAGAGCTCGTTGACCAGGAGTTAACCAATAATTTAAAGCAGAAAATGGAAAGTCGCCAATTAGCACAAGATAAATATTTTCTCTACTTCATGCAGGCCGGTCGGGATGCTTATACGGGCCAGAGAATAAATATCGATGAAATTACGACTAAGTATCAAATCGACCATATTCTACCGCAGTCCTTTGTTAAGGATGACTCCTTAGATAACCGTGTTTTGACCGCAAGCCCGCTGAATGCACAAAAATCTGATGATGTACCATTTAAACGTTTTGGCAATAAGACAGCGGTGGGACTTAGTATGACAATTACGCAAATGTGGAAAGTTTGGCAAAAGGTGGGTCTGATTAGCAAGACCAAATTGACTAACTTAATGCTGGATCCGGATCATCTATACAAGTATCAAAAGTCCGGCTTTATCCACCGTCAATTAGTAGAGACGAGCCAAATTATTAAGTTAGTGGCGGTTATTCTTCAAGATAAGTATCCTGATTCTGAAATCATTACGGTTAAAGCCAAGGATAATTCAGCCTTGCGCAAACGGCTGTCCTTGTACAAGAGCCGGGAAGTCAATGATTACCATCACGCCATCGATGCTTATTTATCGGCAATTTGTGGCAACTTTTTGTACCAGGTCTATCCGAAACTTCGTCCCTTCTTTGTTTATGGTCAATATCAACGGTTTGGTAATGACTCCAAGCAAAAAGACGAAACAATGGAAAAAGTCAAAACGTTTAACTTCTTGTGGCCGCTGCTGCAAAAAGATAACGAAAAACACCAGGCACCAGAAGAGATAGTTGAAAACTTTACGGACCACATTGTCTTTTACAAGCACCCAGATATCTTTGATAAACTGCGTCGCGCCTATAATTTCAAGTTCATGCTGGTATCACGGGAAACAACGACGGAAGAGCGCAACCTGTTCAATATGACGGTCTATCCGCGCGCTGAACGCGACACTGCCGCTACTAGAAGTCTTATTCCTAAGGGTAAGGGACTTAATCCAGCCATCTACGGTGGCTATAGCGGTAACGCAGATGCCTACATGGCTATTGTTAAGATTGAAAAGGCTAAAGATGCGGTTTACAAGGTGGTTGGAGTGCCGATGCGGGCGCTAGCTGACTTAAAGCAGGCGGCTAAAGCGGGTAATTATGATGCGGTTCTAAAGCAGACCTTGACACCGCTAGTGATGTACGACAAGAAGGGTAAGCCCAAGCGAGGCTTTAAAGACTTTAGAATCCTCGGTGGACGTGTGCTTTACAAACAAGTCGTAATTGATGGCGACCGTAAATTTATGCTGTATTCGTCAGTTTATATGGCTAATGCCAAGCAATTAACCTTGTCGCCAGAAGCGATGCGGATAGTGACCGATAACTTTAAGCAGGGTGATAACATAGATCAGTTACTGATTGATGTTTATGACGAAATTCTAACCAAGGTTGACCGCTACCTGCCCTTATTTGATACTAATGGCTTTAGAAGGGGGCTTCACAATGGTCGCGAAAAATTTCTGACTCTGGAGATTAGTGAAAAGAAGAATACAGTTAAGCAAATTCTCAATGGCTTGCATGATAATTTGGTT encodes the following:
- the cas9 gene encoding type II CRISPR RNA-guided endonuclease Cas9 (Cas9, originally named Csn1, is the large, multifunctional signature protein of type II CRISPR/Cas systems. It is well known even to general audiences because its RNA-guided endonuclease activity has made it a popular tool for custom editing of eukaryotic genomes.), with product MVKVADDYILGLDIGTNSCGWAVTDKQNTLLKLRGKTAIGSHLFEEGHSAADRRSFRTTRRRLKRRKWRLKLLEEIFAEPMAEVDENFFARLHQSWISPLDNDRPKYQAIVFPTPEEDRAFYQDYPTIYHLRYALMTEDKQFDLRAIFMAMHHIVKYRGNFLQDTPVKNFEASKIKVAAALESINSALADMAGENADLIKLKVANAAEIEKIIKGEDEAKTVAKLDKVKKITQLLVDPTNKEAKNLAKQLANALMGYKTRFEVILGKEIEKADQNAWNFKLSDEDADDKLDALLPELSDNEQTIIAEIKLLFGAITLSNIVDEGKSLSESMIGKYQQHSKDYRLLKSVVHSQHDRKKGQSLRLAYDLYVNNRHGSLLKAKQELGFKNVLNKEDFYKLVQKNVDDSEDAQTILQEIEEDNFMPKQRTSANGVIPFQLHQRELDQIIKMQSKYYPFLAEENPVVDHQKQAPYKLDELIRFRVPYYVGPMITPDDQEKTSGKSFAWMVRKADGAITPWNFEAKVDRIESANRFIKRMTLKDTYLLGEDVVPANSLLYQKYEVLNELNNIRINGSRLDVPTKQEIYEGLFKTRKTVTASSLITYLQTNHHLQYVDIKGLADPQKFNSSLASFYHLKNLGVFSQELDNPQYEKDFEQIIEWSTVFEDTRIFQEKLREITWLTPEQFKAISTWRLKGWGRLSRRLLVELHDQNGQNIMERLWDSQQNFMQIVNEPAFKAAIEKENQAVTKRSGVEDILADAYTSPANKKAIRQVVKVVDDVVKATGGKVPAQFAVEFTRNPDPNPKLTQIRGSKLLKVYSDTAKELVDQELTNNLKQKMESRQLAQDKYFLYFMQAGRDAYTGQRINIDEITTKYQIDHILPQSFVKDDSLDNRVLTASPLNAQKSDDVPFKRFGNKTAVGLSMTITQMWKVWQKVGLISKTKLTNLMLDPDHLYKYQKSGFIHRQLVETSQIIKLVAVILQDKYPDSEIITVKAKDNSALRKRLSLYKSREVNDYHHAIDAYLSAICGNFLYQVYPKLRPFFVYGQYQRFGNDSKQKDETMEKVKTFNFLWPLLQKDNEKHQAPEEIVENFTDHIVFYKHPDIFDKLRRAYNFKFMLVSRETTTEERNLFNMTVYPRAERDTAATRSLIPKGKGLNPAIYGGYSGNADAYMAIVKIEKAKDAVYKVVGVPMRALADLKQAAKAGNYDAVLKQTLTPLVMYDKKGKPKRGFKDFRILGGRVLYKQVVIDGDRKFMLYSSVYMANAKQLTLSPEAMRIVTDNFKQGDNIDQLLIDVYDEILTKVDRYLPLFDTNGFRRGLHNGREKFLTLEISEKKNTVKQILNGLHDNLVLGNLKNLGIKTLFGMMTVTSGITLSPDAKLLFQSPTGLFEKQVRITDL